ACCCGGCCGGCGGGGCGCACGTGCTCGGCCACGCCGAGCGCCTGAGCCTCCTCGAGCGGATCGTAGTGCGGGACGCCGTCGCCCACGAGAAGATAATGGGCATCCATGCCGGCGGCCCGCATGCGGGCGAGCGCCCGGATCGCCGCGGTGATGCGCTTCTCGGGGGTCACGAGACCGAAAGAGGTGAGAAGTACGGCGGATGGCGAGAGGCCGAGCCGACGCCGCGCCTCGCCCGAGGACACGAGCTGGGGAAGCGGGACGCCCATGCGGACGCGGCGGACATCGGCGTCGGGGCAACGCGCGACGACCTCTTCTCGGGCGCTCTCACTGTGTACGATCGTGCGACGGCTGCGCCGTACGAGATCTTCGAACAGGGGATAGTCGTAGAGCAGCCGGCCTCCACCCATGCGAAGAGCGATTTCTGCGATCGTCTCTCCGTTCTTGGCGTACGCCTCCGCGGATGCCTTCCGGTACTCGCCGAGCTTTGCGAGGGCCCGCCTCCGTTTTTCGAGATCCGCGAGGTCGTCACGATAGGCCCGCACCTCGGGACTCTCGAGATAGGACATCAGTCGTGCATGATGAAGCGCGAGATCATGGAGCACCAGGACCCCGCGATGTTGGAGCAGGAATGGATAGACGAAGTCGTGGTGCCGGCTGTTTCCCACGTGATAGAAAAGAACGTCGCGCTCGTCGGGAGGGACGAAGGACTCCGGGGCGGTGACGGTGAATGCGAAGTCCCTTCGTACCGTGGGAGAGATCGCCTCGATCTTCCAATCCGTCGCTCTCGCGAGCCCGGTAAGAAGCAGCTCGC
This portion of the Vicinamibacteria bacterium genome encodes:
- a CDS encoding glycosyltransferase family 4 protein produces the protein MAFPSPLKLIAVTPLPPAPTGVADYSELLLTGLARATDWKIEAISPTVRRDFAFTVTAPESFVPPDERDVLFYHVGNSRHHDFVYPFLLQHRGVLVLHDLALHHARLMSYLESPEVRAYRDDLADLEKRRRALAKLGEYRKASAEAYAKNGETIAEIALRMGGGRLLYDYPLFEDLVRRSRRTIVHSESAREEVVARCPDADVRRVRMGVPLPQLVSSGEARRRLGLSPSAVLLTSFGLVTPEKRITAAIRALARMRAAGMDAHYLLVGDGVPHYDPLEEAQALGVAEHVRPAGRVSDDAFTLYAFASDLCLNLRYPSAGETSATLLRLLGCGRPVVVTNQVHVGDLPQDVVARSELEGEEDGLYCDLMDLIRSERRRRELGENARRFAEREASVEIMVADYVEALQSAG